One segment of Balaenoptera ricei isolate mBalRic1 chromosome 8, mBalRic1.hap2, whole genome shotgun sequence DNA contains the following:
- the ELF5 gene encoding ETS-related transcription factor Elf-5 gives MLDSVAHSTFLPNASFCDPLMSWTDLFSNEESYPAFEHQTACDSYWTSVHPEYWTKRHVWEWLQFCCDQYKLDANCISFCHFNISGLQLCSMTQEEFIEAAGVCGEYLYFILQNMRSQGYSFFNDPEETKATIKDYAVSSCLKTSGIKSQDCHSHSRTSLQSSHLWEFVRDLLLSPEENCGILEWEDREQGIFRVVKSEALAKMWGQRKRNDRMTYEKLSRALRYYYKTGILERVDRRLVYKFGKNAHGWQEDKL, from the exons ATGTTGGACTCAGTGGCACACAGCACCTTCCTGCCCAACGCGTCCTTCTGCGACCCCCTGATGTCGTGGACTGACCTGTTCAGCAATGAAGAGTCTTATCCTGCCTTTGAGCATCAGACAG CCTGTGACTCCTACTGGACGTCTGTCCACCCTGAGTACTGGACAAAGCGCCACGTCTGGGAATGGCTCCAGTTCTGCTGCGACCAGTATAAGCTGGATGCCAACTGCATCTCCTTCTGCCACTTCAACATCAGCGGCCTGCAGCTGTGCAGTATGACACAGGAGGAGTTCATCGAGGCAGCTGGTGTCTGCGGGGAGTACCTGTACTTCATCCTCCAGAACATGCGCTCGCAAG gttactCCTTTTTTAATGACCCTGAAGAGACCAAGGCCACCATCAAAGACT ACGCTGTTTCCAGTTGTTTGAAAACAAGTGGCATCAAAAGTCAAGACTGTCACAGTCATAGTCGAACAA GCCTCCAGAGCTCTCACCTATGGGAATTTGTGCGAGACCTGCTTCTATCTCCTGAAGAAAACTGTGGCATTCTGGAATGGGAAGATAGGGAACAAGGTATTTTTCGGGTGGTTAAATCAGAAGCCCTGGCAAAGATGTGGGgacaaaggaagagaaatgaCAGAATGACGTATGAAAAGTTGAGCAGAGCTCTGAG GTACTACTATAAAACAGGAATTCTGGAACGGGTCGACCGAAGATTAGTATACAAATTTGGAAAAAACGCACATGGGTGGCAGGAAGACAAGCTATGA